Proteins encoded by one window of Chelatococcus sp. YT9:
- a CDS encoding DUF736 domain-containing protein encodes MATIGTFKQTATNEFAGDIVTLSVQAKGVRIVPETRITGENAPSHRVFVGRAEIGAAWSKRSSEGRDYLGLKLDDPSFTAPIFANLFDDEDGEGFSLIWSRPSRRSGE; translated from the coding sequence ATGGCCACCATCGGCACCTTCAAGCAGACCGCCACCAACGAGTTCGCCGGCGACATCGTCACCCTCAGCGTCCAGGCCAAAGGTGTCCGCATCGTCCCGGAGACCCGCATCACCGGCGAGAATGCTCCCAGCCACCGCGTCTTTGTCGGCCGCGCCGAGATCGGAGCCGCCTGGTCCAAGCGCTCCAGCGAGGGCCGCGACTATCTCGGGCTCAAGCTCGACGATCCCAGCTTCACCGCCCCGATCTTCGCCAACCTCTTCGACGACGAGGACGGCGAAGGCTTCAGCCTGATCTGGTCCCGCCCCAGCCGCCGCAGCGGCGAATGA
- a CDS encoding alpha/beta hydrolase — MTSAYVTTKDGVEIFYKDWGPKTAQPIVFHHGWPLSSDDWDTQMLFFLQHGYRVVAHDRRGHGRSSQVSEGHDIDHYAADASVVAEHLDLRNAVHIGHSTGGGEVARYVAKHGQPQGRVAKAVLVSAIPPIMVKSATNPEGTPIEVFDGFRAALAANRAQFFLDVPSGPFYGFNRPGVTPIPGTIQNWWRQGMIGSAKAHYDGIKAFSETDQTGDLKAITVPTLVLHGDDDQVVPYQDAAEKSVKLLKHGTLKLYKGYPHGMLTTHADVINPDLLAFVKG, encoded by the coding sequence ATGACTTCCGCTTACGTCACCACCAAGGACGGTGTCGAGATCTTCTACAAGGACTGGGGTCCGAAGACCGCGCAGCCGATCGTGTTCCATCATGGCTGGCCGCTGTCGTCTGACGACTGGGACACCCAGATGCTGTTCTTCCTCCAGCACGGCTATCGCGTCGTCGCCCATGACCGGCGCGGTCACGGCCGCTCGTCGCAGGTCAGCGAAGGCCACGACATAGATCACTATGCCGCCGACGCCTCGGTCGTGGCCGAGCACCTCGACCTGCGCAATGCTGTCCATATCGGTCACTCGACCGGTGGCGGCGAGGTTGCACGCTATGTTGCGAAACATGGCCAGCCGCAGGGGCGCGTCGCGAAGGCGGTTCTGGTGTCGGCGATCCCGCCGATCATGGTCAAGTCCGCGACCAATCCCGAGGGCACGCCGATCGAGGTGTTCGACGGGTTCCGCGCCGCCCTGGCTGCCAATCGCGCCCAGTTCTTCCTCGATGTGCCCTCCGGGCCGTTCTACGGCTTCAACCGCCCCGGCGTGACGCCGATCCCCGGCACCATCCAGAACTGGTGGCGGCAGGGGATGATCGGCTCGGCCAAGGCGCATTATGACGGCATCAAGGCCTTCTCGGAGACCGACCAGACCGGGGACCTGAAGGCGATCACCGTGCCGACCCTCGTCCTGCATGGTGATGACGACCAGGTGGTGCCCTATCAGGATGCGGCCGAAAAGTCGGTCAAGCTGCTGAAGCACGGGACGCTGAAGCTCTACAAGGGCTATCCGCACGGCATGCTCACCACCCATGCCGATGTGATCAACCCCGACCTGCTCGCCTTCGTGAAGGGCTGA
- a CDS encoding aspartate/glutamate racemase family protein, producing the protein MTRIWHQSVNELDHISAYRAAISQHAANVLPMDVTVTVNGLASGTYGGKSPTEALGNSATYHRALSQIVDLAVEAERQGFDAFVIGSFSEPFLREARTAVDIPVVSMTEAALTTSCSLGRFAGLISNAPNVQWMARSSVEKHALASRVIEVASLEPPVDEFELASAYGNPQAIVANFRATAERLVAKGADVIVPAEGVLARLITGAGLSSVAGAPVLDVFAVAWRQAMMMADLWRTTDLRPGRAWTYRQ; encoded by the coding sequence ATGACACGCATCTGGCATCAGTCAGTCAACGAACTCGACCATATCTCCGCCTATCGGGCGGCCATTAGTCAGCATGCCGCAAACGTCTTGCCGATGGATGTAACCGTGACGGTCAACGGCCTCGCATCCGGGACGTATGGCGGAAAATCGCCGACCGAAGCCCTTGGTAATTCCGCGACCTATCACCGCGCGCTGTCCCAAATCGTCGATCTGGCCGTCGAGGCCGAGCGCCAGGGCTTCGATGCCTTCGTCATCGGCTCGTTCAGCGAACCTTTTCTGCGCGAGGCGCGCACCGCCGTCGATATTCCGGTCGTTTCGATGACCGAGGCGGCGCTGACCACCTCATGCTCGTTGGGACGCTTTGCGGGGCTGATTTCCAATGCGCCAAACGTGCAGTGGATGGCGCGGAGCTCTGTCGAAAAACATGCGCTTGCAAGCCGCGTCATCGAAGTCGCGTCGCTGGAGCCGCCGGTGGACGAGTTCGAACTGGCGAGCGCCTACGGCAATCCGCAGGCCATCGTCGCCAATTTCCGCGCCACTGCGGAACGCCTTGTCGCGAAGGGTGCCGACGTAATCGTCCCGGCCGAAGGGGTACTGGCCCGACTTATCACCGGTGCGGGCCTTTCCAGCGTTGCCGGCGCGCCAGTACTCGACGTGTTCGCGGTCGCCTGGCGACAAGCGATGATGATGGCAGATCTCTGGCGCACGACGGATTTGCGGCCCGGCCGCGCATGGACGTACCGACAATGA
- a CDS encoding FAD-binding protein, whose amino-acid sequence MTTLLIAEHDNASVKDATAKALTAAAKLGGPVHVLVAGQGAKGAADAAAKLAGVEKVLLADNAAYGHALAEPLAALIAKLAAGYDAIVAPSTTTGKNVLPRVAALLDVMQVSDVSAIVSPDTFERPVYAGNAIQTVQSTDAKKLLTIRTASFAAAGEGGSAAVENVSAAENPGNSSFKGEEVAKSDRPELASARIIISGGRALASAENFGKVIEPVADRLGAAMGASRAAVDAGYAPNDWQVGQTGKVVAPELYIAVGISGAIQHLAGMKDSKVIVAINKDEEAPIFQIADYGLVGDLFTVLPELEAELAKIGQ is encoded by the coding sequence ATGACCACGCTGCTGATCGCCGAACACGACAACGCCTCCGTCAAGGACGCCACCGCCAAGGCGCTGACCGCCGCTGCCAAGCTCGGCGGCCCCGTGCATGTCCTCGTCGCCGGCCAGGGCGCCAAGGGCGCGGCCGATGCGGCCGCCAAGCTCGCCGGCGTCGAGAAGGTGCTGCTTGCCGATAACGCGGCCTATGGCCATGCGCTGGCCGAGCCGCTCGCCGCGCTGATCGCCAAGCTGGCCGCTGGCTACGACGCCATCGTCGCGCCCTCGACCACGACCGGCAAGAACGTGCTGCCGCGCGTCGCCGCCCTGCTCGACGTGATGCAGGTCTCGGATGTCAGCGCGATCGTCTCGCCCGACACGTTCGAGCGCCCGGTCTATGCCGGAAATGCCATCCAGACCGTGCAGTCGACCGACGCCAAGAAGCTCTTGACCATCCGCACCGCCTCCTTCGCGGCGGCGGGCGAAGGCGGCTCGGCTGCGGTCGAGAACGTCTCGGCGGCTGAGAACCCCGGCAATTCGTCCTTCAAGGGCGAGGAGGTCGCCAAGTCCGACCGGCCGGAGCTGGCTTCCGCCCGGATCATCATCTCGGGCGGCCGGGCGCTGGCTTCGGCCGAGAACTTCGGCAAGGTGATCGAGCCGGTGGCCGACCGGCTCGGCGCCGCGATGGGCGCCTCGCGCGCCGCGGTCGATGCCGGCTATGCCCCGAACGACTGGCAGGTCGGCCAGACCGGCAAGGTGGTCGCGCCCGAACTCTACATCGCCGTCGGCATCTCCGGCGCGATCCAGCATCTCGCTGGCATGAAGGACTCGAAGGTCATCGTCGCCATCAACAAGGACGAGGAGGCGCCGATCTTCCAGATCGCCGATTACGGCCTCGTCGGCGACCTCTTCACCGTCCTGCCCGAGCTCGAGGCCGAGCTCGCCAAGATCGGACAATAG
- a CDS encoding MmgE/PrpD family protein: MTEVTRGLGQFVSRLRFEEIPALALEAANIGMLDCIGTMLAGAGEPAPKLVAATVAAATGNNFATEAVTGGRLSAADAALVNGTAAHVLDYDDVALSGHPSAALTPAILAVGQTEGASGREALAAYAAGYEVWAQLQALETGQLHDRGFHPTAVMGTIAAAAAASRLYRLDAEQTTHALALAASLASGLVSNFGSMTKSLHVGRAAQSGIMSARLARDGFTASPDTIEHRSGFLKAHSPSGAPLLHQPLDAGRPWRLERNGVNIKRYPTCYATHRSIDAMLGLVEDRALTPDQVALIQVRTGSTQHGMLRNARPRTGLEAKFSMEFAMASALVARMVGLDQLTDAFVQRADVQSQFEKVSITTTDERMAGDETFAPFDQVAVTTVTGDTVSSPPVSHARGSWQRPLSDAELMEKFTACVTLALGADAAPRLWAQLRDLTTLASLRDLDLSTAPALKRDTA, encoded by the coding sequence ATGACCGAGGTTACACGCGGGCTTGGCCAGTTCGTCTCCCGGCTCCGCTTCGAGGAGATTCCGGCACTGGCACTGGAAGCGGCCAATATCGGCATGCTGGACTGTATCGGCACGATGCTTGCCGGCGCCGGAGAACCGGCGCCGAAACTGGTCGCCGCGACCGTGGCCGCGGCGACGGGCAACAACTTTGCCACCGAGGCGGTGACGGGCGGCAGGCTTTCGGCAGCGGATGCGGCGCTCGTCAACGGCACCGCCGCCCATGTCCTCGACTACGACGACGTCGCCTTGTCCGGGCATCCGAGCGCGGCGCTGACCCCGGCCATTCTCGCCGTGGGACAGACCGAAGGGGCAAGCGGGCGAGAGGCGCTTGCCGCCTATGCCGCCGGCTACGAAGTCTGGGCCCAGTTGCAGGCGCTCGAAACCGGCCAGTTGCACGACAGAGGCTTTCACCCGACAGCGGTGATGGGCACGATCGCCGCCGCCGCTGCGGCCTCCCGGCTCTATCGGCTCGATGCGGAGCAGACCACGCACGCCCTGGCGCTCGCGGCATCGCTGGCATCGGGCCTTGTCTCGAATTTTGGCAGCATGACGAAATCGCTGCATGTCGGTCGCGCCGCACAGTCCGGCATCATGTCGGCTCGGCTGGCCCGCGACGGCTTTACCGCCTCGCCTGACACGATCGAGCATCGGTCCGGGTTTCTGAAGGCCCACTCGCCTTCCGGCGCGCCCCTGCTCCATCAGCCGCTCGATGCAGGCCGCCCCTGGCGGCTGGAGCGCAACGGCGTCAACATCAAGCGATACCCGACCTGTTATGCCACCCACCGATCCATCGATGCCATGCTGGGCCTCGTCGAAGATCGGGCACTGACGCCGGATCAGGTCGCCCTTATCCAGGTTAGAACCGGCTCCACACAGCACGGCATGTTGCGCAATGCCCGCCCGCGGACCGGGCTGGAGGCAAAGTTCAGCATGGAGTTTGCCATGGCCTCGGCGCTGGTGGCACGGATGGTCGGGCTGGATCAACTGACGGACGCCTTCGTCCAGCGTGCCGACGTCCAGTCGCAGTTCGAAAAAGTGTCGATCACGACGACCGACGAACGCATGGCGGGGGACGAGACTTTTGCGCCATTCGACCAGGTCGCGGTGACCACGGTCACGGGCGACACCGTGTCCAGCCCACCCGTCAGCCATGCGCGGGGTAGCTGGCAGAGGCCGTTGAGCGATGCGGAACTCATGGAAAAATTCACCGCCTGCGTGACACTGGCACTGGGAGCGGATGCAGCCCCTCGTCTATGGGCGCAACTGCGTGATCTCACCACGCTGGCCTCACTGCGCGACCTGGACCTGTCGACCGCGCCGGCTCTCAAAAGGGACACTGCATGA
- a CDS encoding DsrE family protein, producing the protein MTSTAKPLTIDIPVVLKSVKAVFSVGSLAFEGDLPASIFHMRLITGDAADWKVSADVVAVFHTNAGHVTLHDDAYHADRNISTGNPYNHMIKDLQDRGVRVELCGATAKAHGWGNEDLLPSIPVNTDAMSRTIELVQSGYVKITE; encoded by the coding sequence ATGACCTCCACCGCAAAGCCTCTGACCATCGACATCCCGGTCGTCCTGAAATCGGTCAAGGCCGTCTTCAGCGTCGGCAGCCTGGCATTCGAGGGCGATCTTCCCGCCTCGATATTCCATATGCGACTCATCACGGGCGACGCTGCGGACTGGAAAGTCAGCGCCGACGTGGTCGCGGTCTTCCACACCAATGCCGGCCACGTCACGCTGCACGATGATGCCTACCACGCCGATCGCAATATTTCGACCGGCAATCCCTACAACCACATGATCAAGGACCTGCAGGATCGTGGTGTTCGCGTCGAACTTTGCGGCGCAACGGCCAAAGCTCATGGCTGGGGCAATGAGGACCTGCTTCCGTCCATCCCGGTGAACACCGACGCCATGTCCCGTACGATCGAGCTCGTGCAAAGCGGTTATGTTAAAATAACCGAATAG
- a CDS encoding acyl-CoA dehydrogenase family protein, producing the protein MHDSSPAPESVSIAIGEDYPELREGVRKVCEKFDGAYWRNLDDERGYPTAFVTALTEAGYLAALVPEDYGGSGLPLRAAAVILEEINASGCVASPAHAQMYIMGTVLRHGSPAQKRKYLPEIAAGRLRLQAFGVTEPNTGSDTTQLKTRAVRNGDHYIINGQKVWTSRALHSDLMLLLARTTPAEEVTKRTDGLSVFLVDLREACGKGIDIRPIKALINHNTTEVFINDLVVPAENLIGEEGKGFRYILDGMNAERILVASECVGDGRWLLKRGVEYAGQRVVFGKPIGQNQGIQFPLARAHAELEAADMMCRKAAAMFDAHLPCGPEANIAKMLASEATWKAADTTLQTFGGFGYAQEYDIERKWREVRLYQTAPISTNMVLAYVAQHVLGLPRSY; encoded by the coding sequence ATGCATGATTCCAGCCCGGCGCCGGAGAGCGTTTCGATCGCCATAGGCGAGGACTATCCCGAACTGCGCGAAGGCGTGCGCAAAGTCTGCGAGAAGTTCGACGGCGCCTACTGGCGCAATCTGGACGACGAACGCGGCTACCCGACCGCGTTCGTCACCGCATTGACGGAGGCGGGCTATCTGGCCGCACTCGTGCCGGAGGACTATGGCGGGTCGGGCCTGCCGCTGCGGGCGGCAGCCGTCATCCTCGAGGAGATCAATGCCAGCGGCTGCGTCGCCAGCCCCGCCCATGCTCAGATGTATATCATGGGCACTGTTCTGCGCCACGGCAGCCCTGCGCAGAAGCGCAAATATCTGCCGGAGATCGCCGCCGGGCGGCTTCGCCTGCAGGCATTCGGCGTCACGGAACCGAACACCGGCTCCGACACGACCCAGTTGAAGACGCGCGCCGTGCGCAATGGCGACCACTACATCATCAACGGCCAGAAGGTCTGGACATCGCGGGCGCTGCATTCCGACCTGATGCTGCTTCTTGCGCGCACCACACCAGCCGAGGAGGTCACGAAACGCACGGACGGGCTGTCGGTCTTCCTCGTCGACCTGCGCGAAGCATGCGGCAAAGGCATCGACATCCGGCCGATCAAGGCGCTGATCAACCACAACACCACCGAGGTCTTCATCAATGATCTCGTCGTACCTGCCGAGAACCTGATCGGCGAGGAGGGCAAGGGCTTCCGCTATATCCTCGATGGCATGAACGCGGAGCGGATCCTGGTCGCATCCGAATGCGTCGGCGATGGTCGCTGGCTCCTGAAGCGCGGCGTCGAATATGCAGGACAGCGCGTCGTGTTCGGAAAGCCGATCGGCCAGAATCAGGGCATCCAGTTCCCGCTCGCCCGCGCCCATGCGGAACTGGAGGCGGCCGACATGATGTGCCGCAAGGCCGCCGCCATGTTCGATGCGCACCTGCCCTGCGGGCCGGAAGCAAACATCGCCAAGATGCTGGCGTCGGAAGCCACATGGAAGGCCGCCGATACGACCCTCCAGACCTTCGGCGGATTCGGCTACGCGCAGGAATACGACATCGAGCGCAAATGGCGTGAGGTGCGCCTTTACCAGACGGCGCCGATATCCACGAACATGGTGCTGGCCTATGTGGCGCAGCATGTGCTCGGCCTGCCGCGATCCTATTGA
- a CDS encoding electron transfer flavoprotein subunit beta/FixA family protein, giving the protein MRILVGVKRVADFNVKIRVKADGSGVELANVKMSMNPFDEIAVEEALRLKEAGKATEVVVVSIGPAQAAETIRTGLAMGADRGILVKVDGVVEPLAVAKLLKKVVEQENPGLVILGKQAIDDDCNQTGQMLAALLGWGQGTFASKVVVGDGLVDVTREVDGGLQTVGLKLPAIVTTDLRLNEPRYASLPNIMKAKKKPLDETSADALGVDVAPRLKVLKTVEPAGRSAGVKVANAAELVSKLKTAGVI; this is encoded by the coding sequence ATGAGAATTCTAGTCGGGGTTAAGCGGGTAGCGGACTTTAACGTGAAGATCCGCGTGAAGGCTGACGGTTCTGGCGTCGAGCTTGCCAACGTCAAGATGTCGATGAACCCGTTCGACGAGATCGCGGTGGAAGAGGCGCTGCGCCTGAAGGAAGCCGGCAAGGCGACCGAAGTGGTCGTTGTCTCGATCGGCCCGGCGCAGGCGGCCGAGACGATCCGTACCGGGCTGGCCATGGGCGCCGATCGCGGCATCCTCGTGAAGGTCGACGGCGTGGTCGAGCCGCTCGCCGTCGCCAAGCTCCTTAAGAAGGTGGTCGAGCAGGAGAATCCCGGCCTCGTCATCCTCGGCAAGCAGGCGATCGACGACGACTGCAACCAGACCGGCCAGATGCTCGCAGCCCTGCTCGGCTGGGGCCAGGGCACCTTCGCCTCGAAGGTCGTGGTCGGCGACGGCTTGGTCGACGTCACCCGCGAGGTCGATGGCGGCCTGCAGACGGTCGGCTTGAAGCTGCCGGCGATCGTCACCACCGATCTGCGCCTCAACGAGCCGCGCTATGCCTCGTTGCCGAACATCATGAAGGCGAAGAAGAAGCCGCTCGACGAGACCTCGGCCGATGCGCTCGGCGTCGATGTCGCGCCCCGCCTCAAGGTTCTGAAGACGGTCGAGCCCGCCGGCCGCTCCGCCGGCGTCAAGGTGGCCAACGCCGCCGAACTCGTCTCCAAGCTCAAGACCGCCGGGGTGATCTGA
- a CDS encoding recombinase family protein produces MSTGRQAESDLSIFDQRKQILAFCAGKGWNLVAEYVKPGASATDDARPEFQKMIERACDDDRPFDMILVHSFSRFFRDAFGLEMYIRKLAKAGVRLVSITQELGDDPAQVMMRQVIALFDEYQSRENAKHVLRAMKENARQGFYNGSPVPLGFTTAEVEKRGNRTKKKLVEDPVEAETMRQIFKLYRSGDGTSGPLGIKQVTCWLNERGYRTRKGARFGVATVHGILTNTVYIGEWVFNKREAKTLTQKPASEHIVVEVPAIIPRDEFDAVQTRMKVNAPMTTPPRVVTGPILLTGLATCATCSGAMTLRTGTSKSGQVHRYYSCSVHGRMGKTACKGTSHSDGQARHARHRSSRRPPVPAGPAHDHARGPRGGARRACA; encoded by the coding sequence GTGTCGACCGGAAGGCAAGCCGAGTCTGACCTGTCGATCTTCGATCAGCGCAAGCAGATCCTCGCTTTCTGTGCCGGCAAAGGCTGGAACCTCGTCGCCGAATATGTCAAGCCCGGCGCCTCGGCGACCGACGATGCCCGGCCGGAATTCCAGAAGATGATCGAGCGCGCTTGCGACGACGATCGGCCGTTCGACATGATCCTGGTCCACTCGTTCAGCCGCTTCTTCCGCGATGCCTTCGGGCTGGAGATGTATATCCGCAAGCTCGCGAAGGCGGGCGTGCGCCTTGTTTCTATTACCCAGGAACTGGGAGACGATCCGGCTCAGGTGATGATGCGCCAGGTGATTGCACTCTTCGACGAATATCAGAGCCGGGAGAACGCAAAACACGTTTTACGTGCAATGAAAGAAAATGCACGCCAAGGTTTTTATAATGGCTCGCCGGTTCCGCTCGGTTTCACCACCGCTGAAGTCGAGAAGCGCGGCAACCGGACCAAGAAGAAGCTCGTCGAGGATCCGGTCGAAGCGGAGACCATGCGGCAGATCTTCAAGCTCTACCGGTCGGGTGACGGGACGAGCGGACCGCTCGGCATCAAGCAGGTGACCTGCTGGCTGAACGAGCGCGGCTACCGCACGCGCAAGGGAGCCCGCTTCGGCGTCGCGACCGTCCACGGCATCCTGACCAACACCGTCTATATCGGCGAATGGGTTTTCAACAAGCGCGAGGCCAAGACGCTGACCCAGAAACCGGCGAGCGAGCACATCGTTGTCGAGGTGCCGGCCATTATCCCGCGCGACGAATTCGACGCGGTGCAGACGCGCATGAAGGTCAACGCCCCGATGACCACGCCGCCGCGTGTCGTCACCGGCCCGATCCTGTTGACCGGTCTTGCGACCTGCGCCACCTGCTCGGGCGCGATGACGCTGCGGACCGGCACCTCGAAATCGGGGCAGGTCCACCGCTACTACTCATGCTCTGTCCATGGCCGGATGGGCAAGACGGCCTGCAAGGGGACGAGCCATTCGGATGGACAGGCTCGACACGCTCGTCACCGATCATCTCGTCGACCACCTGTTCCAGCGGGACCGGCTCACGACCATGCTCGCGGGCCTCGCGGCGGGGCGCGCCGAGCGTGCGCTTGA
- a CDS encoding MBL fold metallo-hydrolase: MAFLEEPEPQRGVALPVLPGIRRIVANNPSLMTYHGTNTYLIEADEGVIVLDPGPEDAGHLDDIITATGGKVCAILLSHTHSDHLGATSSLKAKTGAPTFAFHRVADPAFEPDVLVQDRDVVAGMVALHTPGHASDHLCFVARDGIVFSADHVMSWSSSIVSPPDGNMATYCASLRLMLSRNDRLYLPGHGPPLPDPAPYVADLLNRRIEREEAIYEALRSGPSNAWDLMDRLYSKTDPWLRRAAERNVLAHLEKLHAEDRVEQIGEIWSVLRK; the protein is encoded by the coding sequence TTGGCATTTCTCGAGGAGCCGGAGCCACAACGAGGCGTAGCCTTGCCCGTTCTGCCGGGTATCAGGCGCATCGTCGCGAACAATCCGAGCCTCATGACCTATCACGGCACGAATACCTACCTCATCGAGGCGGATGAGGGCGTCATCGTGCTCGACCCCGGACCGGAGGACGCCGGTCACCTCGACGACATCATCACGGCGACGGGCGGCAAGGTCTGCGCCATTCTCCTCAGCCACACGCATTCAGACCATCTGGGTGCCACCTCCTCCCTCAAGGCCAAAACGGGAGCACCGACCTTCGCCTTCCATCGGGTGGCCGATCCGGCCTTCGAGCCGGATGTTCTCGTCCAGGATCGCGACGTCGTGGCCGGAATGGTCGCGCTTCACACGCCGGGCCACGCGAGCGACCATCTGTGCTTCGTAGCTCGGGACGGAATCGTTTTCAGCGCGGATCACGTGATGTCGTGGTCGAGCAGCATCGTCTCTCCACCCGACGGCAACATGGCCACCTATTGCGCAAGCCTTCGCCTGATGCTCTCGCGGAACGATCGTCTTTACCTCCCGGGCCATGGCCCGCCGCTGCCGGATCCGGCGCCCTATGTCGCGGACCTTCTCAATCGCCGGATCGAACGGGAGGAGGCGATCTACGAAGCGTTGCGCTCAGGGCCGTCCAACGCCTGGGATCTGATGGATCGGCTTTACTCCAAGACGGATCCCTGGCTGCGGCGGGCGGCCGAGCGCAACGTCCTGGCCCATCTCGAGAAGCTGCACGCAGAAGACCGTGTGGAGCAGATCGGCGAGATATGGAGTGTGCTGCGCAAATAG
- a CDS encoding hydroxymethylglutaryl-CoA lyase codes for MRDQVHIREVGPRDGLQMAHDILSTGRKLDWCRLAAEAGMREIEVTSFVPAKVVPQFADAGEVARGALAIGTFRAAALVPNLRGARDAFASGLPLVNFVLSASEAHNQANVRRSTDESLAEFERIVAERNLRDGPRIDLGGCVATAFGCSISGAVAEKRVVEIAARYAQMGADEIVIADTVGYGDPGAVRRIMAQVIAAVSPLPVSCHFHDTRGLGLANVTAALEVGVRAFDSSLGGLGGCPFAPGATGNINTEDTAFLLEQLGFDTGIDIGKLIALRGRVEDWLPGERFSGAIARAGLPKTYSGKTSQAHA; via the coding sequence ATGCGTGACCAGGTCCATATACGCGAAGTCGGCCCGCGCGACGGCCTGCAGATGGCCCATGACATCCTGTCCACCGGGCGAAAGCTCGACTGGTGCAGATTGGCTGCCGAGGCCGGAATGCGGGAGATCGAGGTCACCTCCTTCGTTCCGGCCAAGGTCGTGCCGCAATTTGCCGATGCCGGCGAGGTGGCCCGTGGTGCGTTGGCCATCGGCACGTTCCGAGCGGCGGCGCTGGTTCCGAATTTGCGCGGCGCCCGCGACGCCTTCGCAAGCGGCCTGCCGCTCGTCAATTTCGTGCTCTCGGCCAGCGAGGCGCATAATCAGGCGAATGTACGCCGCAGCACCGACGAATCGCTCGCCGAGTTCGAGCGGATCGTGGCCGAGCGCAATCTGCGAGACGGCCCCCGGATCGACCTCGGAGGGTGTGTGGCGACGGCTTTCGGCTGTTCCATTTCGGGCGCGGTGGCGGAAAAGCGGGTCGTGGAGATCGCGGCGCGCTATGCGCAGATGGGCGCCGACGAGATCGTGATTGCCGATACGGTCGGCTATGGCGATCCCGGTGCCGTGCGCCGCATCATGGCCCAAGTCATCGCAGCCGTTTCACCGCTGCCGGTCTCCTGTCATTTCCACGATACGCGCGGTCTCGGCCTCGCCAATGTTACGGCAGCCCTCGAAGTCGGCGTCCGGGCGTTCGATTCCTCGCTCGGCGGGCTGGGCGGCTGCCCATTCGCGCCCGGCGCGACCGGCAACATCAATACCGAGGACACAGCGTTTCTTCTCGAACAGCTGGGCTTCGACACCGGTATCGATATCGGAAAGCTCATCGCCCTGCGCGGGCGGGTCGAGGACTGGCTGCCAGGCGAACGCTTTTCCGGTGCCATCGCCCGCGCCGGCCTTCCGAAAACCTATTCGGGAAAGACGAGCCAAGCGCATGCATGA